TTTATTTAatactttttcaaaagctTTTCTTTTTGCTCCTCTAAGAAAAACTTCACCACAATATTTATAGcctaatttatcaaaaattttaagCATACCAAAGTTATCAAAGTTTGTATCAGCCTTAACActataaatttgattcGAAAGTGCGTTCTCTTCTACAAAACTTAACATTTTTTGTGCTAAACCTTGTCCCAAAAAGCTTTCAGAAATAGCAAGACGATGACACACAACAAAACTACCCTCAGATAACCACTTACCTTCAAGGTTTGCATAAGCAGgttcttcatcaattgataTAGTACAATATCCCACAACGTCCTTACTATACGTTAATACATATGCAATTTCCTTCTCTATATCTTCTTTTATCACTGATGGATTTGGATATCCATCTTGCCATTGGTCACTTCCATCATCTTTTCGACGACGAATAGCATCTTCTAATATTTTCCAGCTTGAAGCTAAATCTTCCAAATTAGCTTGTCTAAAGGAATATTGcataatattataaaacTGTTTGGTGAATTAATAGAAACTCGATGAAATCTACCCAATCAAAAGATACGCGCACAAGTATGAGTTGACTCACGTCATCCAAGTGGCCAAGAATAAGTGTCGCAAAACTCCAGATTAAGCTGGTGATGAAAATCAATCtacaaattttatttaagATAAGTTTTCATCTAATATAGGATTATAAACCTTACAAATTCTGAGCGGTATGGAAACCCTTACCAGAATATACAGCATCATCTCCCAATTCCTGTTCAATTCTTAGAATTTGGTTTAATTTGGCTAATCTTTCGGATCTGGAAGGAGCACCCGTCTTAATTTGGCCAGTTCTTAAACCAACTACAATATCAGCAATAATATGATCTTCTGTTTCACCAGATCTGTGAGAAACCATAACTCCCCATTTATCGCTGAACGCAAGTTGGGCTGCCTTAATTGACTCAGTAAGTGTACCAATTTGATTCACTTTCAACAATAACGCGTTTGCAGCCTTTTTCTCTATAGCCtttttaatgaagattgGGTTAGTTACAGTTAAGTCATCACCAACAATCTGTAACTTAGAGGCCACCTTAGGGTAAAAATTAGACCATGCATCccaatcttcttctgaaaATGGgtcttcaattgatataattggataattatcaattaagCTTTCATATAAATCGGCCAACTGGTCTCCCGATAACCATTTAGATTTATCAGAATTTGgatttttgaaatctaaGTCATATTTACCATCCTTGTAAAATTCGGATGATGCTACGTCTAAGGCAATGGATACCTTACCCTTGTAGCCAGCCTTTTCAATAGAAGCAACAATCAAATCGAGTGCTTCTTCAGGAGTTTCAATATCTGGTGCTACACCACCTTCATCTCCAACATTGCCAGCAGATTGTCCGTACTTACTCTTGGTTAA
The nucleotide sequence above comes from Debaryomyces hansenii CBS767 chromosome A complete sequence. Encoded proteins:
- a CDS encoding DEHA2D02112p (highly similar to uniprot|P00924 Saccharomyces cerevisiae YGR254w ENO1 enolase I or uniprot|P00925 Saccharomyces cerevisiae YHR174w ENO2 enolaseII), which produces MTISKVHSRYVYDSRGNPTVEVDVTTENGLFRAIVPSGASTGINEAMELRDGDKSKWQGKGVTKAVDNVNKTIAPHLIKSGLDEKNQEEIDSFLLKLDGTPNKRSLGANAILGVSLAVAKAGAAAKQVPLYRHIADISKSKQDKYVLPVPFQNVLNGGSHAGGSLAFQEFMIAPTNAPSFSEALRIGSEVYHHLKSLTKSKYGQSAGNVGDEGGVAPDIETPEEALDLIVASIEKAGYKGKVSIALDVASSEFYKDGKYDLDFKNPNSDKSKWLSGDQLADLYESLIDNYPIISIEDPFSEEDWDAWSNFYPKVASKLQIVGDDLTVTNPIFIKKAIEKKAANALLLKVNQIGTLTESIKAAQLAFSDKWGVMVSHRSGETEDHIIADIVVGLRTGQIKTGAPSRSERLAKLNQILRIEQELGDDAVYSGKGFHTAQNL
- a CDS encoding DEHA2D02090p (similar to uniprot|Q97FI6 Clostridium acetobutylicum), which codes for MQYSFRQANLEDLASSWKILEDAIRRRKDDGSDQWQDGYPNPSVIKEDIEKEIAYVLTYSKDVVGYCTISIDEEPAYANLEGKWLSEGSFVVCHRLAISESFLGQGLAQKMLSFVEENALSNQIYSVKADTNFDNFGMLKIFDKLGYKYCGEVFLRGAKRKAFEKVLNKS